In Candidatus Palauibacter soopunensis, one genomic interval encodes:
- a CDS encoding septal ring lytic transglycosylase RlpA family protein: MALAAALSGQACVWSVPLATTPSADPTPSADPSLYAVGWTQTGIASWYGEPFHGRTTAAGNTYDMDAISAAHQTIPFGTRIRVDNLDNGRSIDLDVTDRGPFVPGRILDLSRGAARELEMIGPGTARVRITVIGTATPVSARGGCVVVQVASFRERRNAEARRQEVVRAGFEASIEPYENMYRVVAGPFADEPAAGRARETLGGFMRRC, translated from the coding sequence GTGGCGCTCGCCGCCGCGCTCTCGGGACAGGCCTGCGTGTGGTCCGTCCCGCTCGCGACCACGCCGTCCGCCGACCCGACCCCGTCCGCCGACCCGTCGCTCTACGCCGTCGGCTGGACGCAGACCGGCATCGCCTCGTGGTATGGCGAGCCGTTTCACGGTCGGACCACGGCGGCCGGCAACACCTACGACATGGATGCCATCTCCGCCGCCCACCAGACGATCCCGTTCGGGACCCGGATCCGCGTGGACAACCTCGACAACGGGCGCTCCATCGACCTCGACGTGACCGACCGCGGCCCCTTCGTGCCCGGCCGCATCCTGGACCTGTCCCGGGGGGCGGCAAGGGAGCTCGAGATGATCGGGCCCGGTACGGCGCGCGTCCGGATCACCGTCATCGGGACGGCGACCCCGGTCTCCGCGCGAGGCGGCTGCGTCGTCGTCCAGGTCGCCTCCTTTCGGGAGCGCCGGAACGCCGAGGCCAGGCGGCAGGAGGTGGTGCGGGCAGGGTTCGAAGCCTCGATAGAGCCGTACGAAAACATGTACCGCGTCGTGGCCGGCCCCTTCGCCGATGAGCCGGCCGCCGGCCGCGCGCGCGAAACGCTGGGCGGGTTCATGCGCCGCTGCTGA
- a CDS encoding BamA/TamA family outer membrane protein, with translation MLRRTHALVALAALAVFSGPAAAVLEGQAGRYFGRNKVVYESFDFEVLKTQHFDIYYYDESAVGAQMVGRLAERWYARLSRVLNHEFRQRQPIILYADHPDFEQTNTSGQFIDEGTQGFTEILKRRLVMPMMVSIHETDHLLGHELVHAFQFDMTGQGTGGPGLDVPGAIRLPLWFIEGMAEYLSIGPIDPFTTMWMRDALDLEDGFPTIPELADRRYFPYRYGHAFWSYIGGAFGDDRIGRILNLAARTGNALAAIEAVLEVPIGELSDRWKSELETYFADARQETRSPDDYGRRVVYEPPDEGKLHLGPALSPNGLDMVYVSQSDLFSIEMFGADARTGEVKRRLTNNAVDPHFESLQFIHSAGDWHPNGRLFAVAGIKTGNPLLTIMEAESGNIVSEIPVEGFQMGAIFTPSWSPDGSHIAFSGHSAGFTDLYVINVETGQLRRLTADPFADLQPAWSPDGRSVAFATDRFTTDLELLVPGTYQVALLDLESGEIEPLPGFDDQFRNYNPQWSPDGRSLYFVSDHDGIANLYRLDLETRERYLVTDLWTGVSGLTAISPAVSVARGAGDVAFSVNKGGPFSYEIYVIDDPEVLAGEPAPEMLVGVDASIIPPRERLSTAHAELLSNARLGLADPITFEEGEFESRLSLDFISQPTINFGASDFGVFFAGGASLFFSDLLGNRTLQTILHVNTTFGDLVQGTALLAGYENRSSRWNWAMIGGQVPLVTRQVGFQQVPVGDRVVNVFRDFRWFEVNREVTGIVAYPFNRNSRVEFSGSARQIDFSGEIEEFAFDFFTGQLLAQEETDLPDCAGETVSFGGAPCAPESLYTASGSVAFVYDSSIFGGTSPIAGQRYRLEVEPAVGTLNFLTITGDVRRYVRAGPFTVAGRALHFGRWGGGSDDWRLGRLYLGVPSLVRGYGNRSIGVAECTGAGGQAGLFSCPLFENLIGSRVAVGNVELRLPLLGGIGVIRAPGVPPVEVGIFYDMGKAWSGETPLNCPAGNCGFEDRNWVSSAGFLTRVNLFGLMIGEINFVRPFDRPEKGWIWEFNLTPGF, from the coding sequence ATGCTTCGGAGAACTCACGCGCTCGTCGCGCTCGCCGCTCTCGCGGTCTTCTCGGGTCCCGCCGCTGCCGTGCTGGAGGGGCAGGCCGGCCGGTACTTCGGCCGAAACAAGGTGGTCTACGAGTCTTTCGACTTCGAGGTGCTCAAGACGCAGCACTTCGACATCTACTACTACGACGAGAGCGCGGTCGGCGCGCAGATGGTCGGCCGCCTGGCCGAGCGCTGGTACGCCCGCCTCTCCCGCGTGCTCAATCACGAGTTCCGCCAGCGCCAGCCGATCATCCTCTACGCCGACCATCCGGACTTCGAGCAGACGAACACCTCCGGCCAGTTCATCGACGAGGGCACGCAGGGCTTCACGGAGATCCTGAAGCGGCGGCTCGTCATGCCGATGATGGTGTCGATCCACGAGACCGATCACCTGCTCGGCCACGAACTCGTGCACGCCTTCCAGTTCGACATGACGGGGCAGGGGACGGGAGGCCCGGGGCTGGACGTGCCCGGTGCGATCCGGCTCCCGCTGTGGTTCATCGAAGGCATGGCCGAATACCTCTCGATCGGGCCCATCGATCCGTTCACGACGATGTGGATGCGCGACGCCCTCGATCTGGAAGATGGATTCCCGACGATTCCGGAACTCGCTGATCGACGGTACTTCCCGTACCGCTACGGCCACGCGTTCTGGTCCTACATCGGCGGCGCGTTCGGGGACGACCGGATCGGCCGGATTCTCAACCTCGCCGCGCGCACGGGGAATGCGCTGGCGGCGATCGAAGCCGTCCTCGAGGTGCCGATCGGAGAGCTTTCGGACCGCTGGAAGAGCGAACTCGAGACCTATTTCGCGGACGCGCGTCAGGAGACCCGCTCCCCCGACGACTACGGGCGCCGCGTCGTGTACGAGCCTCCTGATGAGGGGAAGCTCCACCTTGGTCCGGCGCTGAGTCCCAACGGCCTCGACATGGTCTACGTTTCGCAGAGCGACCTCTTCTCCATCGAGATGTTCGGGGCCGACGCGCGCACAGGGGAGGTGAAGCGCCGCCTCACGAACAACGCGGTCGACCCGCACTTCGAGAGCCTCCAGTTCATCCACTCGGCGGGGGACTGGCACCCGAACGGCCGGCTCTTCGCGGTCGCCGGCATCAAGACGGGCAATCCGCTGCTCACGATCATGGAGGCGGAGAGCGGTAACATCGTCAGCGAGATCCCGGTCGAGGGGTTTCAGATGGGCGCGATCTTCACGCCGAGCTGGTCGCCGGACGGGTCGCACATCGCGTTCAGCGGCCACTCCGCCGGGTTCACCGATCTGTATGTGATCAACGTCGAGACCGGGCAGTTGAGGCGGCTCACGGCGGACCCGTTTGCCGACCTCCAGCCCGCCTGGTCGCCCGACGGCCGGTCGGTGGCGTTCGCGACGGACCGCTTCACGACCGATCTGGAGTTGCTCGTCCCGGGGACCTACCAGGTCGCGCTGCTGGATCTGGAAAGCGGCGAGATCGAGCCGCTGCCGGGCTTCGACGACCAGTTCAGGAACTACAATCCGCAGTGGTCTCCGGACGGCCGGAGCCTGTACTTCGTGTCGGACCACGACGGGATCGCCAATCTCTACCGGCTCGACCTCGAGACGCGGGAGCGGTACTTGGTCACCGACCTGTGGACCGGCGTGAGCGGACTCACGGCCATCAGCCCGGCCGTGTCCGTGGCGCGCGGCGCGGGCGATGTCGCGTTCAGCGTGAACAAGGGTGGCCCGTTCAGCTACGAGATCTATGTGATCGACGACCCGGAGGTCCTGGCCGGGGAGCCGGCGCCCGAGATGCTCGTGGGCGTCGACGCCTCGATCATCCCCCCGCGGGAACGGCTGTCGACCGCGCACGCGGAACTGCTCTCCAACGCCCGCCTCGGCCTGGCCGACCCGATCACCTTCGAGGAGGGCGAGTTCGAGTCCCGGTTGTCCCTCGACTTCATCTCTCAGCCCACGATCAACTTCGGGGCGAGTGATTTCGGGGTCTTCTTCGCGGGCGGCGCGAGCCTGTTCTTCTCGGACCTGCTCGGAAACCGTACGCTGCAGACCATCCTGCACGTCAATACGACCTTCGGGGATCTGGTTCAGGGGACGGCGCTCCTCGCCGGCTACGAGAACCGGTCCAGCCGCTGGAACTGGGCGATGATCGGAGGCCAGGTGCCGCTGGTCACGCGCCAGGTCGGGTTCCAGCAGGTTCCGGTCGGGGACAGGGTCGTAAACGTCTTTCGGGACTTCCGCTGGTTCGAGGTCAACCGGGAGGTGACCGGGATCGTCGCCTACCCCTTCAACCGGAACTCGCGGGTCGAATTCTCCGGCTCGGCACGCCAGATCGACTTCTCCGGCGAGATCGAGGAGTTCGCCTTCGACTTCTTCACGGGTCAGCTCCTGGCCCAGGAGGAAACGGATCTGCCGGACTGTGCGGGGGAGACCGTGTCGTTCGGGGGGGCGCCCTGCGCGCCGGAGTCGCTCTACACGGCGAGCGGAAGCGTCGCCTTCGTATACGACAGCTCCATCTTCGGCGGCACGAGTCCGATCGCCGGACAGCGCTACCGGCTGGAGGTGGAGCCCGCCGTGGGAACGCTCAACTTCCTCACGATCACCGGGGACGTCCGCCGGTACGTCCGTGCCGGGCCCTTCACGGTGGCCGGACGGGCGCTTCACTTCGGCCGCTGGGGCGGCGGATCGGACGACTGGCGCCTGGGCCGACTGTATCTCGGGGTGCCATCTCTCGTGCGCGGGTATGGGAACAGGTCCATCGGCGTCGCCGAGTGCACGGGCGCCGGCGGTCAGGCCGGGCTCTTCAGTTGTCCCCTGTTCGAGAATCTCATCGGCAGCCGCGTGGCGGTAGGCAACGTGGAACTGCGGCTTCCCCTCCTGGGCGGGATCGGCGTGATCCGGGCCCCGGGCGTGCCGCCGGTCGAAGTCGGCATCTTCTATGACATGGGCAAGGCGTGGTCGGGTGAGACGCCCCTGAACTGTCCCGCCGGGAACTGCGGGTTCGAGGATCGGAACTGGGTGTCGAGCGCCGGCTTCCTTACGCGGGTCAACCTCTTCGGCCTCATGATCGGCGAAATCAATTTCGTGCGGCCATTCGATCGTCCCGAGAAGGGCTGGATCTGGGAGTTCAATCTGACGCCCGGCT